A single genomic interval of Salvia splendens isolate huo1 unplaced genomic scaffold, SspV2 ctg584, whole genome shotgun sequence harbors:
- the LOC121790684 gene encoding armadillo repeat-containing protein 7-like, whose translation MFTNDQRQKVRTGKYGSPRLQYLQELAAQFQNASDEETKEKVVASLGNFAYDPYNYTFFRQLNILELFLDCLTESNERLVEFAVGGICNACADPTNAAVVIQCDGIPLVIQCLSSPVRNTVNYAIGSLYYLCSAKAEDEILKPEVADAMKRFAAADASFSNLARAFLDSLQVGIYDPT comes from the exons ATGTTTACCAATGATCAAAGACAAAAGGTGCGCACTGGAAAATATGGATCTCCAAGGTTGCAATATCTCCAG GAACTGGCTGCACAATTTCAAAATGCATCTGATGAAG aaacaaaagagaaagttGTTGCTAGTTTGGGGAACTTTGCTTATGATCCTTATAATTATACATTCTTCCGCCAG CTGAATATTTTGGAACTTTTTCTGGACTGCCTAACAGAGTCCAATGAGAGGCTTGTGGAGTTTGCAGTCGGTGGAATTTGCAATGCTTGTGCAG ATCCAACAAATGCTGCGGTTGTCATCCAATGCGACGGTATTCCTCTTGTCATCCAATGCTTATCGAGCCCTGTTAGAAACACG GTGAATTACGCAATTGGATCTCTGTATTATCTGTGTAGTGCAAAGGCTGAGGATGAAATTTTGAAACCAGAGGTAGCGGATGCTATGAAAAGATTTGCAGCAGCTGATGCGAGCTTTAGCAATCTAGCACGGGCGTTCTTGGATAG CTTGCAAGTTGGAATTTATGATCCTACATGA
- the LOC121790686 gene encoding protein SOB FIVE-LIKE 5-like — protein sequence MNYIFENEECSSGCESGWTLYFQQSYKSKNDSPEPRTKRSTDEDEEDLSMVSDASSGPPQVYEEEGNDTSGCFFNNYATVTEPLSERKKNRGNRCRKKVPERSSLLEVDDTASSSLYGYCNKTRSQASVENVVEYSQGYSSTQFEVRPTYVEEHYDFLQSGNHQLQQQNQWFEGKRW from the exons atgaattacatattcgaaaatGAAGAATGCAGCAGCGGTTGTGAGTCAGGCTGGACTCTCTACTTCCAACAGTCTTATAAAAGCAAAAACGATTCGCCCGAGCCCCGGACGAAGAGATCCACCGACGAAGACGAAGAAGATCTGTCTATGGTGTCGGACGCCTCGTCCGGGCCGCCACAGGTGTATGAGGAAGAAGGAAACGACACAAGCGGCTGCTTCTTTAATAACTACGCTACCGTTACCGAACCTTTGTCGGAAAGGAAAAAGAATAGGGGAAATCGATGTCGGAAGAAGGTGCCGGAACGCTCCTCTTTGCTCGAAGTCGACGACACTGCTAGCTCCTCGCTTTACGGCTACTGCAAT AAAACAAGAAGCCAGGCATCAGTGGAGAATGTGGTGGAATATTCACAAGGCTACTCCTCAACTCAGTTTGAG GTGAGACCTACATATGTAGAGGAGCATTATGATTTCTTGCAGTCTGGAAACCATCAACTTCAGCAGCAAAACCA GTGGTTTGAAGGTAAAAGGTGGTGA